The genome window GACAAATCTAGTATTAATTGAGTATctactgcatgccaggcactgtgctaaacatGTAACATGTACTGATGATCCTAAGAGCCCCGGAGGCGGGTCCTGCTGTGATTGCACAAATAGGCAGAGGCACAGGAAGCCCACTGAACCTAGATCTGATGTTTGCCCACACTCTTAGCCACTCTTCAGGGCCGGTCCATCACTGCTGAACTCTGGCAGAGCCATTTTCACAGAGGTCCAAGGGCTCAGGCAATATGCAGAAGGAGTAAATGCTAACCCCTGGGGGGATCAGAAAGAATGGGGATCACCTAAAGCTCCAACGGGGTTGAACCTGCAAAAACCCTGCCTGGTGGCCTTCCCCTGCCTTTGGGAAGGGATGTAAGGGAACCAGTACCTGTCGGCTAAGAGCAAGACGAGCTGGCATCCCTGGCAAGGGCAGGGTGGGTGCTGTGTGCTGCCACCTAGTGGCTGAAAGGGTTGTTGACCAAGCAGCCCCTGGAGACCTGAAGAGTGTGGGAGGGCCATGTGACATTAAAGTGATTCCCACATTCCAAATGAAGGCATCCTTGCTTACTCAGCAGATAAGTCAACACACACCTCTTCTGGGTGTGGTGGTCAAATGAGTGTTCAGGTTATCTCCCCAGTACTACTATGGGATGAGGTAAAGAGACCCCAAACCACAGATCCCACTCTCAGACAGCTCACAGACTATGTGAATCTGTCCTTGGCCACTACCATCACCCACCTGGATGGATGCAGTCACCCCCAGTGATTCCCTGCCCACCAGGAGCCCAAGATATCTGTAAAATACAGATGAGTCATCCACCACTACCCTCTCCAGCCATTGCTTTCGGTCCCTTGGCCACTGCATCCTCTCACCACCAGGCTGTCTGCCTCCGTCACATGTCAGCAGCACCCCTTTAGCAGGCCACCTAGGCCTCTGCAACCACCTGGGACACAGACTCGGGAAAGTCCAGGGCTCTCTCCTACTTGGGCCTCGTCCTCCAGGACTTGTGCCCCTATCTGTGCTCCTTTGGGCCCCACACTTCCTTTACTGCACCTAGGCACCCTTCATCCTAACTGCTTGTTACTTGTCTTCCCTGAGAAGCACAGACCCCTGGGTAGAGGCTATGTTTGTAGTTGTAGCCCCAAGCAGCTGGCACGTCTCAGAACTACTTTTATTGTGCAGGAAGGATAGTTAGACCATGGAGAACAGCGGATGTGGTCTTGTGAGTCCGTTGCCTGAACCTGGGGTCTCTGAGGGCCCTGCCCTACCCTGAGTGTTCCACAGTTCAGCAGGCATGCTACTGCAGAGTCCTGGGCCCAGGTGCCTGGGACAGGATCTGGCTGCCCACAGAACCCTGTTCAGCTGTCCTGCCCCGCCATTTTAGTGCAGAGAATATGAGGTGGTCTGTCCCATAGGCAGTGAGTGATCAGCTTGGGTGCAGCTGGAGATGCAGACTGTTCAAAAGCTGAGGGAAACCCCAGGAAATTTGGGATCCTGCAAAGTAGGTCACTAGGGCTGTGGTGGACAGAAAGGGAGGGGccccctctctctgttcccaaGAATTGGCCCATGGAGGAGTGCCATGCTGGGCTGGGCTCCTTCACAGAGCATAGTTGGTCAGGGGCTTCTGAGCAATGGGCTGTTCTCTGTGTAGTGTCCCAACTGTTGACATTCCTGTGTTGTCAGCAAGGGCAGCCACCGACTTGTCTGATTCCAGTGCCCATAGCCAAGCTTACATAGGTAATGTGGGTCTTGGAGCTGAGGCTGGACTAGGGTCTGATTTGCCCTCTGATCTCATGCACTTGCTTTGCCTTTCTGTATCAGTTTCCTTTTATCTCTGAGATTGGGCATGAGCAGTACTGATCCTCCTAAGTGCTCTCAGGATGGTTTAGAGAGACCATTTGTGAGAGTGGCTGGCACAGGGGTATCCAGAGGAGGGCAGCAGAAGCTGAGCCCCCTTTAACCCACTCCTTCCCCACAGGCACGGGCCCAGGCCGAGGCCCTCCGCATCAGTGATGTGCATTTCTCTGTCAAGCCAACCGCCAGCGCCTCCTCACCCAAGCTGCACTCCAGCGCAGCCGTGCACCGGCTCAAGAAGGACATCCGCCGCTGCCACCGCATGTCTCGCcgccccctgccccgcccagACCCCCAGGGGAGCAGCCCTGGCTTGCGCCCACCCATCTCGCCTTTCTCTGAGACTGTGCGCATCATCAATCGCAAGGTAAAGCCTCGAGAGCCCAAGCGGAACCGCATCATCCTGAACCTGAAAGTCATCGACAAGGGCACAGGAGGAGGGGGCGCTGGGCAGGGGGCTGGAAACCTTGCCCGCCCCAAAGTCCCTTCTCGGAACCGAGTCATCGGCAAGAGCAAGAAGTTCAGTGAGAGCATCCTTCGCACACAGATCCGCCACATGAAGTTCAGCACCTTTGCGCTGTACAACAAGCCTCCTCCACCCGGCCCTCTGCAGCCGCCACAAGCCAGCAAGGCCGACATTGCTGCTTCCACCGCTCCAGGGCTGCTCCTGGCGGCCCCCACAGCCCCCTACGACACCCGCAGCTCCAGCTCCTCTGGCTGCCCCTCACCAGCTCCGCAGTCCTCTGACCCCGAGGATTCTCCCCCCAAGCTGCTCCCTGAAACCATGAGCCCATCTGTCCCCGACTGGCGAGAGCCTGAGGTGCTCGACCTGTCCATCTCTCCCGAGACAGCAGCCACCAGCAAGCGGGCACCTCCCGACGCCACTGCTGCTGCCAGCCAGGCACTTCCCATGGCCCCTGAGCCTGCCGGCGCCTCCTCTGAGCCAGAGGCTGGGGACTGGCGCCCTGAGATGTCACCCTGCTCCAATGTGGTCGTCACTGATGTCACCAGCAACCTCCTGACCGTCACTATCAAGGAGTTCTGCAACCCTGAGGATTTCGAGAAGGTGGCTGCTGGGATAGCAGGCGTCACAGGAGGCGGTAGCAGCAGTGGGATGAGCAAGTGAGGGGCTCCACCAAGGAGGGGGCTTTGGGGGGGGCCCTCCTGCCCAAAGTCATACTCTTGTTCCCGCCCCCACCCTCAGACACCTCTGCCTGTGCTTTGCTTGTTTCAAATGGCTCGGTGTTGATCCGGGATGGGTTGGGCAGTTGGAGCCCCCTGAAGCCCAGTGGGGGTCAGTCCTGGACCAGGTTAGGGCTGGAGTGAGGTGAGGGCActgggaagtcttccctcttgtCATTTGGCACCCTCCCTGCCCATGTACAGTGGGGCCCACTGGGTGGCTTCTAGGGAGTCCCAGAAATGGGGTTCAGCTGCCCTCCACATCCCACCCTATTCCCCCAGCTTGCTTCCAACTCGTGCACACAGCATCTGACTTGGTGCTAACCCGGCAGTGTGAGGCCCCTCAGACCCCTCCCAGTGTGGGCactgttctttccttcctccagATGCCGAGGCAGAAGGGGCAGGGATGGCAGGGCCCAGACAGAGGTTGAGGTGAGGCCAGCCTCAGCCCCTCTCTCCACGTAAATGAGGGCTGCCGTGCCGGAGGCATGGGTCTCCTGCCCACTTTTAGAGGAGATCCAAGCACCCCCTTAGGTCCGACCCCACCACTTTACTAATCCTGTCTGGACGGTGGGAGGAACTGGCAAGGGCCTCACACTGACACAGCCTCCCAGCATCTAAAGGCCCCTTCAGTTCTCGACCAAAGGTGCTACGAGAGCCTGCTTTGGGAACTTCCCACTGTGTGTGCACCTGCTGCCTTTtggcatgtttgtgtgtgtatctgtatgtGCACTGGGCACAGGGTCCCGGCCTACAGGCAGCACCCTTTATGGTTCCTCAGAATAGGGTGATCCAAGGCCTGGACCTTCCCTGCTGTCAGCTGGCCTGTGGAGGCCACCAGGCCAATCGTCCCAGCCTGGGCATGCTGGGGGTGTGCACCCACATGCCCTTCTATTTTGGTGTGGTCAGCCTGACTAGCCAGGCCTTCAGTGGCTTCACATATGGCATGGTGGGGACTGAGGTAGAAAAGGGAGACCCCAACCTGAgcttccccttcctcctgggTGTTTTTGGGGAAGGAGGAAACCTGGTACTCGAGGCTCTCTGGCTTCTCTCACCCCTCACTTTCGCTTCTGATTGCTGAAGCTCTCTCATAGCCCAGCCTGCTCAAAGCAGCGGGAGGCCTCTGGTGCCCTGGGCAGCTTTTCTGTCCCTCTGCTGCCAGGGAGCTGAGGTATCTATGCCAGTGGCAGAGACCAAAGCCCCAGTTTTAGCCTGGGTACTGGGAGAATAGGCAGGCCAAACGGGGTGGAGGGTGCAAAGAGGGGCCTGTGCTCTTCAGGAGAGTGCAGGCTTCAGGGCCAGGGGTCTGGGGCGCTGTGGCCGGCAGCCTCGGGTGGCAGCCCAGGGCCGCAGTCGGTCTTAGTCATGCATGAGTGGCATGCCCTGCGCCAGACTCAGCATAGCTCCCTACCTAGTATGTGCAGTGACAAGTGTTACAGCCCAGAAGCATGACGGCAAAAGGTAAGAGGAGGCAGAAAAAGAATCCAGTTAGGGAACAAACGCCTTTGTCCTAAGTGTGGGAGGACTTTTCCAAATCTCCCCAGCTGGGGCTgcagcctggcccctggccccccaccccccaggatgTAGAACAAGGGTTCTCACAGGGTCTGGGGGGCTGGCACTCCCAGACCCCTCCCCACCTGCCCTTTGTGTTGGCTCTGTGGCCGTCCAAGTGCCAATTGGCTTCCCCCCAAATAAGGGCTGGTATTTCTCCTCTGTCTTAGAGGTGATTTCCCCCGACCCCTCGCTCCAGGTGAGTGATCACCTGGGTGCCAGTTACAGGTGTTTCCAGAGACCATAGAAATGTGTTTTCCTGAGAGTCTGTGTCATTCGTGACCTTTTTTGTAAAGAAGTTGTGTTTTCAGAGGTGATTTTATGACAGGAAAGTGAAAGAATTAgttttgcaaaaaacaaaaaaaagaaaaaaagaaataaaaaaaatattgtgggaTTCCTATAGGgttcgggggggaggggagaaagatatTTAAAGAGAAACTAGTAACGCAGTGATTGCACAGGTGAGGTGGCAATGTCAGGAACAGGAGTGGGGGCCTTGGTCAGGCTGGTGGGTCCCCAGGATTGCAGCCAACTGCCTGACTTCCGTGGTGTGAGGCAGAACGAGCCCTCCCTTGTGTCCTGGGCCCGGACTCCACACCTGTCCTCGCTCAAAAGATGACAGCTGGTTCCAAGGGAACTAGCCAGAGCTGTAGGGGCCTACCAGATGGAGCTGAGATTTGGGGAGCTGGGGGGTCCCACCATGGCCGGGATCCATCATTGGTGACTTTCTCCAGGAATGCTGGTGAATAGGTGCAGCTGGGGGTCTTACTCTCCTCTGTTCGTTTGTCAGCTGTTGGGCCATCTGGTCCCTACCACTGCCACCCTGTGGCAGGGGAGTGTCTCCCTCCCCATCACCCCAAAGACCATGACACCCCTGAGCTTCCCTGGCCAGTAGGAGATGCAGGCTTCAGGAAGACAGGAGCTGTGGACTCGGGAAGACTTAGGTGGTGACACTAAGGTATTGGGGGCAGCCATGGGGAGAAGGGAGTGCCTTGCCCCTTCTCTTTCCACCGGTGGTGGGTGGGTGGCTGGCTGCCCCGGACACACAGCCTCGCAGCCCCACCCCTCCTGGGTTCGTgcagaggcacacatgcacactgCTCCTAGGTGGGCACAGTGTTAGGAGCAAGTAGAGCCCTCCTTACCTCTCTCCCAGGGTGGCTTGGAGTGGGGCCCAGaagcccccccacacacttttGCATGGATCAGCTTTCATGGGCCCGTCCCCCTTGCTGCTTTTCCGTTTGCCTAATTACCAAGCAGAAGTTGCAGTctggtttgctttatttttatatgtgaaatGTCCCCATGGCCCAGTCTCCTCCCATGTTCAGTATTGGTTGGGGCATCAGTCATCTCCCTTAATGCCACCCCTCCCTACCCATGTGTCATAGGAAACAGGTGAGATCTTGTATCTCTGGTTGGAGGTGGGAAGTAGGGACCCTTCCCTGTCTTGTTCCCCTCTCTGACCCTCATCTACCTGTCTGTGGAATGGGTGTATTAGGCAGTAGGGCCTCTTCATACAACACTGCTGGTGTCCAGGCAGCTGCTGGGGGTCGGGAGTGGTGGCGGTGGAGGTTGTTGGCACtgggcccccagcctcccacagCCCCGTTCATTCTCAGCCTGCAAAGGGGTTAGGGTTCAGATGAGCTCCGTCCTTCCTCCGCTCTGGAGAGGTGACGATCATGGCCCCAACCGCAGTGGGAGGTGTGTGGAGTGGAAGGAATCACCCTGTATAAGACAAGGAAACGGGCTTCGAGAGGCAGAGCTGCTTCACCAGATGAAGAGCCCAGCTGCTCTGGCCTTTGCCCTTTTTAAAGTTCCTTTAAATGGTGGGGCCTGGGCCTTGGGGCCACCACAGAGCTGGCAGACCACCCTTGAGCAAGGCGGTCCTGGGTGAGGGGTCAGCCCAGAGTGGGAAACTTAGCTCGGGAAGGGGGTGGAGCTGAGCAACTCCAGCCTTTCCAGCCTCTGGAGACCCAACTGGAAGCACCATCTTTCCCACCTTTGGGGTTTtgtggtttggttttttgtttgtttttgttttcttggggtttttgtttgttttttgcacttCGCCCACACGTGGAGAGGGGAGCCCCACTTGCTCAGCTCCACGGGCTCCCATGCACTAGCCCAGGGCAACCCCTTGGGGGCTTGTATGGTTTAAGAAATCACTTAAAAAGGAAAGcatttaaagatttttgttttttctgtctgcATCTCCTCTCAGATTCAGAAAGCCCAGAATTATGGTCTCAAACTCCAGGAAAGGGTCTCCCCTGCCTGACCGCATCTTGCTAACAGTCACCAAGATGCTGAAATGGGAGAGGCGGAATGGGGACTGAGGGCCCCGCCTCACAGGCCTGCAGGCCCCCTCCCCACCTTGAAGGAGTTGGCACCTCACTCCAGTgagtgagcacctactgtgtgcaatgCTTCCACTAGGCTAGGGGAACGGGGCTGATGGTCTAACGGGACCCTTCGCAAGAGGCCAGGGCAGAAGGAACCAGGGCAGTGGAGTTCAGGGGCCTGCCCTTGGTTTTGGCCAGAGTGGAGGTGGAGACTATCTTTTGttggttttaatttaaaaacacaaaggcCTAAAGAAatgtatcttataattttttaatttttgaaaagctCATTTAATGAATTGTGCAcgaatgaattatatatatatatataatatacatatatagctcTATATTTGGGGAGGGTgctgtctcttttttctctttctcattttaaaaatgaagtgttGTTGCCTTTGTCTGTGGTTCAACCATCCAGCTCCCAGCTGGCTAAACTTTGCCTCCAGTGGTCAAAGATGGGAAAATCTCGGGTCTGCAGGAAGCCCGTGGTGGACATGTTGCTGCTGCCCAGAAGGCTGCAGGTGGAGAAGACTGCTTGTTTTGGATGTGGGTTTTGGTTCTGTTCTGGGTTTGGTTGTTTCTGGGCCGGGGCGGGGGGTTTGTGCCGATTGCTCTCGTCTTGTACGTTTTGTTCTGCTGCTCTTCATATTGTATCAATGCCAGGAAGGGGGAGTGAAAAGCTTCTTTGCTCCTCAAATAAATTGTCACATTCCGAAGCTAAGGTCTAGCCCCTGCAGTGGGGTGTGTCTAATTTCTTCCGGGGTGACTGTGGGCTGTAGAAAGCATCAGACCCTGCCTCTCCTGCTGCAGGGGAGGAACGGGCCCTGGCCCTCAGCTGTGGCCAGCCAGCACTCCCGCCAATCCCAAATTCCCCATCTCCTACACTCCCTCTGCCTCATGACCTGTAAGTGTGCTGAGTTGATGGGGAGTACCCATCACAGGTGAAATAGGTGCCTGCCACTTCCTGGAACGTGGAGAAGACCTACTGGGTAGGCACGTAGGAGCAGAGGGTCCTGCCACTGCCTTCCCCCCAGTTGGAATCACATAACCCACAGAGAGGGGGCCCTCTGGGGCTGCGTCCCCAACAAGCTTATTGCCTCCGCATCTGGGAGAGCAGCCCAGGCTGTGGGGCACATAGCTGCCCTTGCCACTGGTTGCACAATTTGGCACAGTGTTTTGTTAATAAAGAGCTTCTCCAGGCTCAGAGATATGTGTTTCCTGGGCACTTGTGTGCCTTCTCTGAATAGACACACAGCTTTAAGAGCCCTCTCCCCTGAAGGATGTCCACAGGGCTTCAAAAACAGCACCAAGGCAAACTCTTGCTCCTTCCTCAAGGGCTTACACTCAGCCAGTGAGCTGTACCTCTATCCATGGCTGCCCATTTGCAAAGCCTCCATTAGGTGTCAACctccactcctcctcttcctcacaaTCCTCACTCCCTTGCCCTGGCATTCTCCATGTCTTACTTCTCCCCTGCCAGTCAAACCACCTTCTTTGTCAAAGTCTCTCTGGCCTGCCAGGCTTTGGCTTGCCTGCGCCACCCTCCCCACCGCCTCTTCCACACCAGTACCCTGCTCAAACCTCTAGAGAGCCCACTGCCCTCAGGGTCATGTCTCAAGTCCTCAGCCGGGTGGTCTACCCTTGGTGTCCTCCTCTCCTGCCCCATCTCCCCCCACCATCCCCGCATTCTCTCTGGGTGCTCTCCCACTGCCTGCATGCTGTCTCCGGCACTGCCTGTGTTCTGGTCTCTCCCTGTCCCCGAGTTGTTAGTAGAACAAATGGGAGCGTGTCCCTGTCTGTGACTGGTCCCAGATACAGCGGCCGCAGGATCTGGGCAGGTAGATGGGACAGTGGGTGAGGGAGCTGGAGTCCAGGCATGAAGTCAGGGCTGGCCCTTCATGGCACCTGTCCAGGTCACCCCTCTCTTGCCTCCACCTTGTCATCCTGGCCAGCCCTGTTCTGTTCACAAATACTCAGTACTtacttcaaaacaaaaacatgagtTGTGAGTGAACCTGCTACATGCCAAGCACCGGGGAGCACTTTGGTCTCTCCTCACCCCCTTCGGTCCCCTGACCCCCTCATCCCCCACCAGTGCCCAGTGAGGCCAGGAGTGATGAGTATCATGAGGGAGGGTTAGTAACCACCCCTCTGTTGGCAGGGTGGGGCTTCTCTCCAGATTCCTCTCTGCCCCCAAACCCATGCTCTCTGGGATTGAGAACATGGGGACTGCCCTTGTCAAGAAGGTGTGTTCTGAGGTTAAGAGTCATTACGGTCCTTTATCACAAGTGAGGCCATTACTTACTAAGCGGCAACATCTGTCTATTAACTGCAGGTGAAGGAGTGTGACCATGGCAGCTTCTTAAGGAAGATTGGAGGGTGTGTGATGAGGCCCAAGCAAGACCACACAGCTTGGCTTAGCGAGCCAAACACTCCGTCTGAGATGAGTGGGTGGGGGACACACCGCTGCTGCTGGTGCCTCAGGTTTCCACTGTCAGAGGTTGCctggcccagcccccacccctccccgcaCCCTGTTCCTGGGCCTCACAGGGGTCCTGGTCAGCTGTGGGGAGAAGCGCAGGATTGGAGCAGATAAGGAATAGAGTTTGGGGTGGGGTGAAAATGACAATTGCACAAAATTACTTGGTCATTTTTTTAGAAGCTGA of Saccopteryx bilineata isolate mSacBil1 chromosome 1, mSacBil1_pri_phased_curated, whole genome shotgun sequence contains these proteins:
- the CBX6 gene encoding chromobox protein homolog 6; the encoded protein is MELSAVGERVFAAESIIKRRIRKGRIEYLVKWKGWAIKYSTWEPEENILDSRLIAAFEQKERERELYGPKKRGPKPKTFLLKARAQAEALRISDVHFSVKPTASASSPKLHSSAAVHRLKKDIRRCHRMSRRPLPRPDPQGSSPGLRPPISPFSETVRIINRKVKPREPKRNRIILNLKVIDKGTGGGGAGQGAGNLARPKVPSRNRVIGKSKKFSESILRTQIRHMKFSTFALYNKPPPPGPLQPPQASKADIAASTAPGLLLAAPTAPYDTRSSSSSGCPSPAPQSSDPEDSPPKLLPETMSPSVPDWREPEVLDLSISPETAATSKRAPPDATAAASQALPMAPEPAGASSEPEAGDWRPEMSPCSNVVVTDVTSNLLTVTIKEFCNPEDFEKVAAGIAGVTGGGSSSGMSK